One part of the Ranitomeya imitator isolate aRanImi1 chromosome 10, aRanImi1.pri, whole genome shotgun sequence genome encodes these proteins:
- the U2AF1L4 gene encoding splicing factor U2AF 26 kDa subunit isoform X2, whose translation MAEYLASIFGTEKDKVNCSFYFKIGACRHGDRCSRLHNKPTFSQTIVLLNLYRNPQNTAQSANGSHSLVSDVEVQEHYDDFFEEVFTEVEQKYGEIEEMNICDNLGDHLVGNVYVKFRREEDAERALVELNNRWFNGQAIHAELSPVTDFRESCCRQYEMGECNRGGFCNFMHLKPISSALRRQLYGRARNRQARAGSPPRHHSPKRFPDRPRHNNRDAGGRRRSRSPRHRHGRF comes from the exons ATGGCGGAATACTTGGCCTCGATTTTCGGGACTGAGAAGGATAA GGTCAACTGTTCCTTTTACTTCAAGATCGGAGCGTGTCGCCACGGAGACCGCTGTTCCCGCCTCCACAACAAACCCACCTTCAGCCAG ACGATCGTCCTCTTGAACCTTTACCGGAACCCGCAGAACACGGCACAGAGCGCCAACGGCTCCCACT CGCTCGTCAGTGATGTGGAGGTGCAGGAACATTACGATGACTTCTTTGAG GAAGTGTTCACCGAAGTGGAGCAGAAATACGGAGAGATCGAGGAGATGAATATCTGCGACAACCTCGGCGATCACCTGGTGGGAAACGTCTACGTCAAG TTTCGCCGAGAGGAAGACGCAGAACGTGCCCTGGTGGAGCTGAACAACCGCTGGTTCAACGGGCAGGCGATCCACGCCGAGCTGTCGCCGGTCACAGACTTCAGGGAGTCCTGCTGCCGGCAGTATGAGATGGG TGAATGTAACCGCGGCGGATTCTGCAACTTTATGCATTTGAAGCCGATCTCCAGCGCGCTCCGGAGGCAGCTGTACGGCCGAGCCCGTAACCGACA GGCCAGGGCCGGATCTCCGCCCAGACATCACTCGCCAAAGCGCTTCCCCGACAGGCCTCGGCACAACAACAGAGATGCTGGTGGCCGCCGCCGCTCGCGCTCACCGAGGCACCGACACGGCCGCTTCTAA
- the U2AF1L4 gene encoding splicing factor U2AF 26 kDa subunit isoform X1 → MAEYLASIFGTEKDKVNCSFYFKIGACRHGDRCSRLHNKPTFSQTIVLLNLYRNPQNTAQSANGSHSALVSDVEVQEHYDDFFEEVFTEVEQKYGEIEEMNICDNLGDHLVGNVYVKFRREEDAERALVELNNRWFNGQAIHAELSPVTDFRESCCRQYEMGECNRGGFCNFMHLKPISSALRRQLYGRARNRQARAGSPPRHHSPKRFPDRPRHNNRDAGGRRRSRSPRHRHGRF, encoded by the exons ATGGCGGAATACTTGGCCTCGATTTTCGGGACTGAGAAGGATAA GGTCAACTGTTCCTTTTACTTCAAGATCGGAGCGTGTCGCCACGGAGACCGCTGTTCCCGCCTCCACAACAAACCCACCTTCAGCCAG ACGATCGTCCTCTTGAACCTTTACCGGAACCCGCAGAACACGGCACAGAGCGCCAACGGCTCCCACT CAGCGCTCGTCAGTGATGTGGAGGTGCAGGAACATTACGATGACTTCTTTGAG GAAGTGTTCACCGAAGTGGAGCAGAAATACGGAGAGATCGAGGAGATGAATATCTGCGACAACCTCGGCGATCACCTGGTGGGAAACGTCTACGTCAAG TTTCGCCGAGAGGAAGACGCAGAACGTGCCCTGGTGGAGCTGAACAACCGCTGGTTCAACGGGCAGGCGATCCACGCCGAGCTGTCGCCGGTCACAGACTTCAGGGAGTCCTGCTGCCGGCAGTATGAGATGGG TGAATGTAACCGCGGCGGATTCTGCAACTTTATGCATTTGAAGCCGATCTCCAGCGCGCTCCGGAGGCAGCTGTACGGCCGAGCCCGTAACCGACA GGCCAGGGCCGGATCTCCGCCCAGACATCACTCGCCAAAGCGCTTCCCCGACAGGCCTCGGCACAACAACAGAGATGCTGGTGGCCGCCGCCGCTCGCGCTCACCGAGGCACCGACACGGCCGCTTCTAA
- the LOC138651686 gene encoding G protein-activated inward rectifier potassium channel 3-like — MPRSAYKRHVSTAAVGHSYPMLPRQSVCISEDLPKYRRSSLRDGGAASARWYPQQATSVPDITHEPRYINIQPRGSFSAPLTGPERPAKQRRKLMEAELHQGKTSTRRERQRYVAKDGKCQVNLGRIHEKARFLSDIFTTIVDLKYRWFLFVFMMCYVVTWLLFATIYYLDALLRQDLLHPDDKNWAPCFQNVDSFTAALLFSVETQRTIGYGSRMVTTNCQEGVYLIMAQSIVGSMIDALMVGCMFVKISRPKKRAQTLIFSRNCVVCPRDEKLCLMFRIGDLRDSHMVDAKIRAKLIKSRQTCEGEFLPLEQSEINLGYDTGEDRLFLVEPQVICHLIDHHSPFWEMGPQELLQEQFEIIVILEGIVEATGMTCQAKSSYLENEIIWGHRFEPCMTLEKGAFRVDYKRFHKTFEVQLPRCSAKEMEEIKELEGSEVSFYWENGDFLTGRRHTMTDKGDDEEDEETREERSGRLIGNITEEHSSEFNGSDYNL; from the exons ATGCCACGCAGCGCCTACAAACGTCACGTGAGCACTGCCGCCGTCGGACATTCCTACCCGATGCTGCCGCGACAAAGCGTCTGCATATCGGAGGATCTTCCCAAGTACCGCCGATCGTCCCTGAGAGATGGCGGAGCAGCCAGCGCTCGCTGGTACCCTCAGCAAGCCACCAGTGTGCCCGATATCACCCATGAACCTCGATACATTAACATTCAACCACGTGGGTCGTTTTCTGCCCCCCTGACAGGACCCGAGCGACCGGCTAAACAACGGCGTAAGCTGATGGAAGCAGAACTCCACCAAGGCAAGACATCCACCCGGCGGGAGCGGCAGAGGTACGTGGCCAAAGATGGCAAGTGCCAGGTCAACTTGGGCCGCATTCACGAAAAGGCTCGTTTCCTATCGGACATTTTCACCACGATCGTGGACCTGAAGTACCGCTGGTTCTTGTTCGTCTTCATGATGTGCTACGTCGTCACGTGGCTGCTCTTCGCCACCATCTACTACCTGGACGCGCTCTTGCGCCAAGATTTGCTCCACCCGGATGACAAGAACTGGGCTCCTTGCTTCCAGAAcgtggacagcttcacagcagcgctCCTCTTCTCCGTAGAAACCCAGCGCACCATTGGCTACGGCTCCCGAATGGTGACCACCAACTGCCAGGAAGGCGTCTATCTCATAATGGCCCAGTCCATCGTGGGCTCCATGATCGATGCCCTCATGGTGGGCTGCATGTTTGTCAAGATCTCGCGACCAAAGAAACGCGCGCAGACGCTGATCTTCAGCCGGAACTGCGTGGTCTGCCCGCGAGATGAAAAGCTTTGTCTCATGTTCCGCATCGGCGACCTCCGGGACAGCCACATGGTGGACGCCAAAATAAGGGCCAAGCTCATCAAGTCACGGCAGACGTGCGAAGGGGAATTCCTTCCTCTGGAGCAGTCAGAGATCAACCTCGGCTACGACACCGGAGAAGACCGACTGTTCCTGGTGGAGCCGCAGGTCATCTGCCACCTGATCGACCACCATAGCCCCTTCTGGGAGATGGGGCCGCAGGAGCTGCTTCAGGAGCAATTCGAGATCATCGTCATATTGGAGGGGATCGTGGAGGCCACAG GGATGACTTGTCAAGCGAAAAGCTCCTACTTGGAAAATGAGATCATCTGGGGCCATCGCTTCGAGCCCTGCATGACCCTGGAGAAGGGGGCCTTCCGGGTGGACTACAAGCGCTTCCACAAGACGTTCGAGGTTCAGCTTCCTCGCTGCAGCGCTAAGGAGATGGAGGAGATAAAGGAGCTGGAGGGCTCGGAGGTCAGCTTCTACTGGGAGAACGGAGACTTCTTAACCGGCCGCAGACACACGATGACGGACAAGGGCGACGACGAGGAAGATGAGGAAACCCGGGAGGAACGCAGCGGAAGACTCATCGGAAACATCACCGAAGAGCACAGCTCCGAGTTCAACGGCAGCGACTACAACCTGTGA
- the PSENEN gene encoding gamma-secretase subunit PEN-2 has product MNLERVPNEEKLQLCRKYYLGGFALLPFLWLVNVTWFFKEAFLKPEYTEQPQIQSYVKRSAFGLMVWVAILTTWISIYQTHRASWGATGDYLSFTIPLGIP; this is encoded by the exons ATGAACCTGGAGCGCGTCCCCAACGAGGAGAAGCTGCAGCTGTGCCGAAAATATTACCTGG GGGGCTTTGCTCTGCTGCCGTTCCTGTGGCTCGTTAACGTCACGTGGTTCTTTAAGGAAGCGTTCTTGAAGCCGGAGTACACGGAGCAGCCGCAGATCCAGAGCT ATGTGAAGCGCTCGGCCTTTGGCCTCATGGTGTGGGTGGCCATCCTCACCACATGGATCAGCATCTACCAGACACATCGGGCCAGCTGGGGCGCCACCGGTGACTACCTGTCCTTCACTATACCCCTGGGCATCCCCTGA
- the HSPB6 gene encoding heat shock protein beta-6, which produces MDITIHHPWMRRPLVAAPLFPSRILGQRFGEGVLESDLFTSMISPYYLRSPSVPPTEARLSEVTLDKDQFSVLLDVKHFSPEELTVKVVGDYVEVHARHEERQDEHGFISREFHRRYKVPATVNPAAISSALSAEGLLSIQAPVTDSSKTEERSIPIARQ; this is translated from the exons atggacatcaccatccATCACCCCTGGATGCGCCGGCCCCTCGTGGCTGCGCCGCTCTTCCCCAGCCGCATCCTGGGACAGAGGTTCGGGGAAGGCGTCCTGGAGTCCGATCTGTTCACCTCTATGATCAGTCCGTATTATCTCCGCTCCCCCAGCGTCCCCCCGACCGAAGCCAGGCTGTCCGAG GTGACGCTGGACAAGGACCAGTTCTCGGTTCTTCTGGATGTGAAGCATTTCTCCCCGGAGGAGCTGACGGTGAAGGTGGTGGGAGATTACGTGGAGGTTCACGCCCGGCACGAGGAGCGACAG GATGAACACGGCTTCATCTCCCGGGAGTTTCACCGACGCTACAAGGTCCCGGCGACCGTCAACCCTGCGGCCATAAGCTCCGCGCTCTCTGCGGAGGGTCTGCTCTCCATCCAGGCCCCCGTGACTGACAGCAGCAAGACGGAGGAGAGGAGCATACCCATCGCCAGGCAGTGA
- the LIN37 gene encoding protein lin-37 homolog, with product MSLAKVKVEKTDLEAASARSRLDAVLKGLLDRSEVDREQMEDESGKSSADPQCKDSSPSAAGKRSSVRPSHHRRKKRKEEDGLPEATLPRSNTFVIRLFDRSVDLAQFSEDTPLYPVCRAWLRNSPGSKVPEPPLTPPPSEEGDVVNGSAQNIYQMPAPSSCPVKESGEPINLRIPSPLPFQEVPPIMELNEDGTPSMSALIYQNMHHWKKIRQRWKEGSYRNQQRYAQSMKILKEMYERQ from the exons ATGTCTCTGGCCAAGGTGAAGGTGGAGAAGACAG ATCTGGAGGCGGCGAGCGCCCGCAGTCGCCTCGATGCCGTCTTAAAGGGGCTCCTGGACAGAAGTGAGGTGGACAG AGAACAGATGGAAGATGAAAGTGGAAAATCATCTGCAGACCCCCAGTGCAA AGACTCTTCTCCATCTGCTGCCGGAAAGAG GTCGTCCGTGCGCCCCTCGCACCATCGCCGGAAGAAGCGAAAAGAGGAGGACGGACTCCCGGAGGCGACGCTCCCCAGGAGCA ACACGTTCGTCATCCGCCTCTTTGACCGTAGCGTGGATTTGGCGCAGTTCTCGGAAGACACGCCGCTGTACCCCGTGTGCCGAGCCTGGCTCCGCAATTCTCCAGGGAGCAAAGTCCCCGAGCCACCGCTGACTCCACCGCCATCAGAGGAG GGCGACGTAGTAAACGGCAGCGCTCAGAACATCTACCAGATGCCGGCACCGTCCTCCTGCCCGGTGAAAGAAAGCGGAGAACCCATCAACCTGCGGATACCGTCGCCCCTTCCCTTTCAAGAGGTGCCCCCCATAATGGAACTG AACGAAGATGGGACCCCCAGCATGTCAGCGCTCATCTACCAAAACATGCACCACTGGAAGAAGATCCGGCAGAG GTGGAAGGAAGGGTCCTATCGAAACCAGCAGCGCTACGCCCAGAGCATGAAGATCCTGAAGGAGATGTACGAGCGGCAGTGA